In Planctomycetaceae bacterium, a single window of DNA contains:
- a CDS encoding MFS transporter, which translates to MTAIPTNAERKRSLPWWLAAGMLDNVRISFVFGPVLVLFLDALQFGRGQIGFLLALPLFFQVLAIFVVPMIERIGYKLSCIIFFGMRTTILLGLLFTPTVAAVHGTSGAFLWVAFVMLVFSFALVAGLTAAGPWSQEILPTNIRSKIIALNTFLCSLVVLTATCFAGFWIKRSDNLSGFMFLIGTGSIIGILSVICHGFFPGGGSIKRKGHSKEHFLNMLKAFKDKDFVGLLWGIAIFIFIVQGVASFIPLYMKDIIGIDAGDVIYLTMWTTAGTLIAVYFWGWAADRFGGKPVFVTGVMFHILMPFLWYAIPRNAGNASFYSAVVVSFIGGILCVAYLIGIDRYLFLTIFPPDKKTSYHSVWFAWTGFFAGMGPLAVGLALKFFHGLDASNISLLHIKVNSFLPIFAAHIIMPAIAIYVISKIKQDSETTAKTFVGQLFESVPFGLFGSLSSIMRYRWAGEEQERIETTRDLGRLDSPFNADELIEAIKDPSFDVRYEAIVAMASRKPSHRTVMALTDVLNGFDIELSATASWALGQIGDKEAIPALRNQLEAPYRILRARSARALAGLDDKEIAPHLHELLKTESDHALKTAYASALGTLKYMPALQDVLTLLSEAKNETFRGELALAVAKIIGSERTYIKLYRNAQSDWSTTVYEAMTKMKKPMQKLDLSEDLLELVTICADCFAAEKPSLSDELMWPIFEALQKDSIDKNFRPVFMELSKRLEQFGTSRREYILLAIHTCDVWLRTNIAIRTRDN; encoded by the coding sequence ATGACTGCGATTCCGACAAATGCGGAGAGAAAAAGAAGCCTCCCCTGGTGGCTGGCAGCCGGTATGCTGGACAATGTCAGGATTTCATTCGTTTTTGGCCCTGTACTCGTCCTTTTTCTGGATGCGCTGCAGTTCGGCAGGGGACAAATCGGTTTCTTATTAGCTTTGCCGCTGTTTTTCCAGGTATTGGCAATTTTTGTTGTGCCGATGATTGAGCGAATTGGCTACAAACTTTCGTGCATTATCTTTTTCGGAATGCGAACTACTATTTTGTTGGGACTGCTCTTCACACCTACGGTTGCAGCCGTCCACGGTACAAGCGGCGCGTTTTTATGGGTTGCCTTTGTAATGCTGGTGTTTTCATTTGCGCTAGTTGCCGGCCTGACCGCTGCGGGCCCATGGAGTCAGGAAATTCTGCCAACAAACATCCGCAGCAAAATCATAGCACTCAATACTTTCCTTTGCAGCCTTGTCGTTCTGACAGCTACCTGTTTTGCCGGCTTTTGGATAAAACGGTCTGACAATCTGTCAGGTTTTATGTTTCTTATCGGTACCGGCTCAATTATTGGTATTCTTTCAGTCATCTGCCACGGCTTTTTCCCCGGCGGCGGCAGCATAAAAAGAAAAGGCCACAGCAAAGAACATTTCCTGAATATGCTCAAAGCCTTTAAAGACAAAGATTTCGTCGGTCTGCTTTGGGGCATCGCGATTTTTATTTTCATTGTTCAAGGTGTCGCGTCTTTCATTCCGCTTTATATGAAGGACATCATCGGCATTGACGCCGGCGATGTTATTTATCTGACCATGTGGACTACCGCCGGAACTCTTATCGCCGTTTACTTTTGGGGCTGGGCGGCAGACCGCTTCGGCGGAAAACCAGTTTTCGTTACAGGTGTGATGTTCCATATTTTAATGCCGTTCCTCTGGTACGCGATTCCGCGCAACGCAGGCAATGCGAGTTTTTATTCCGCTGTCGTCGTCTCATTTATCGGCGGCATTCTTTGCGTCGCGTATTTAATTGGCATCGACAGATATTTATTCCTGACGATTTTCCCGCCGGACAAAAAAACTTCCTATCATTCCGTTTGGTTCGCATGGACAGGTTTCTTCGCGGGAATGGGACCTTTGGCTGTCGGCTTGGCTCTGAAATTTTTCCACGGACTCGATGCCTCGAACATTTCGCTGCTGCACATAAAGGTAAATTCATTTTTGCCGATATTTGCAGCTCACATAATAATGCCTGCCATCGCGATTTATGTTATCAGCAAAATAAAACAAGACAGTGAAACAACCGCAAAAACTTTTGTCGGCCAGTTATTCGAAAGTGTGCCGTTTGGTTTGTTTGGTTCGTTGAGTTCAATTATGCGTTACCGCTGGGCGGGCGAAGAGCAGGAACGCATCGAAACAACCCGCGACCTCGGCAGATTGGATAGTCCCTTCAACGCTGACGAACTTATCGAAGCGATTAAAGACCCCAGCTTCGATGTGCGATACGAAGCGATTGTCGCGATGGCATCAAGAAAGCCGAGCCATAGAACGGTTATGGCACTGACTGATGTGCTCAATGGCTTTGATATAGAATTGAGCGCAACGGCTTCGTGGGCGCTTGGTCAAATCGGCGACAAAGAGGCAATACCCGCATTGCGAAATCAGTTGGAAGCACCGTACAGAATTTTGCGAGCAAGAAGCGCACGCGCGCTTGCAGGTCTTGACGATAAGGAAATCGCGCCGCATCTGCACGAGCTTTTGAAAACAGAATCAGACCATGCACTCAAGACTGCGTATGCTTCGGCGCTTGGCACTTTGAAATATATGCCTGCTCTGCAGGATGTCCTTACGTTGTTGAGTGAAGCGAAAAATGAGACATTCAGAGGCGAACTGGCGCTTGCCGTCGCGAAAATCATCGGCAGCGAGCGGACGTACATAAAATTATACCGCAACGCTCAAAGCGACTGGTCAACAACCGTATATGAAGCTATGACGAAGATGAAAAAGCCTATGCAGAAATTAGATTTGAGCGAGGATTTGCTCGAACTGGTAACGATTTGTGCGGACTGCTTTGCCGCTGAAAAACCGAGTTTGAGCGATGAGCTGATGTGGCCGATTTTTGAAGCGCTGCAGAAAGATTCTATCGACAAAAATTTCAGACCGGTCTTTATGGAGTTGAGCAAGAGGCTCGAACAGTTCGGCACATCACGCCGCGAATATATTTTATTGGCGATTCACACCTGCGACGTCTGGCTGCGAACAAACATCGCGATAAGAACACGCGATAACTAA
- the der gene encoding ribosome biogenesis GTPase Der yields MALPVVAIVGRPNVGKSSLFNAMAGEMISIVEPTAGVTRDRVSAIIERNDRFFELIDTGGYGIVDSDALKDHIENQIYQAIEMASLVLFVVDIRDGLVPLDEQIAKLLRKNNLNVMLVANKADEAPMFPRAADFGKLGFGDAMCVSAANSLNSQILIEKVIEFLKENAEERPQDVEMRLAIVGKRNAGKSTLTNAIAGSDRVIVSELPGTTRDAIDVRFQKDGKTFIVIDTAGIRKKGSMADSIEFYSFVRAQRSVTRADVVLFLIDASEPLSQVDKKLSGFIADEFKACILVVNKWDLAKAKASTDDYTEYLGKMLPQLSYAPIAFTTASEGRNIQAVIDLAQELFKQAVTKVSTPRLNKAIEVITEQRMGGKSKGGSLPKIYYATQVSVNPITIILFVNKIELFDENFRRFLIGRLRDYLGFAEVPIRLLVRPRSRKDYKD; encoded by the coding sequence ATGGCATTACCAGTAGTAGCAATAGTAGGCAGGCCGAATGTCGGCAAAAGTTCGCTTTTTAACGCAATGGCGGGCGAAATGATAAGTATCGTTGAGCCGACAGCGGGCGTTACTCGCGACCGTGTAAGCGCAATTATCGAACGAAATGACCGTTTTTTCGAGCTAATCGATACCGGCGGGTATGGTATTGTCGATTCCGACGCACTTAAAGACCATATCGAAAATCAGATTTATCAGGCTATCGAAATGGCTTCGCTTGTACTTTTTGTCGTAGATATTCGAGACGGCCTTGTGCCGCTCGATGAGCAGATAGCCAAACTTTTGAGAAAGAATAATCTTAACGTGATGCTTGTCGCCAACAAGGCTGATGAAGCGCCAATGTTTCCGCGCGCGGCTGATTTCGGCAAACTCGGATTTGGCGACGCGATGTGCGTTTCGGCGGCAAATAGTCTCAACAGCCAGATTCTTATCGAGAAAGTTATTGAGTTTCTAAAAGAAAACGCAGAAGAAAGGCCGCAGGATGTCGAAATGCGTCTTGCGATCGTCGGTAAACGCAACGCCGGCAAAAGCACACTGACCAACGCAATCGCAGGAAGCGACCGAGTTATCGTCAGTGAACTTCCCGGTACGACTCGCGACGCGATTGATGTTCGCTTTCAAAAAGATGGAAAAACTTTTATTGTTATCGATACCGCGGGCATTCGCAAAAAAGGCAGCATGGCCGACAGTATAGAATTTTACAGTTTTGTACGAGCACAAAGATCAGTTACCAGAGCCGATGTCGTATTATTCTTAATCGACGCATCCGAACCGCTTTCGCAGGTTGACAAAAAATTAAGCGGGTTTATCGCTGATGAATTCAAGGCCTGTATTCTCGTGGTCAACAAGTGGGACCTTGCCAAGGCCAAAGCGTCAACTGACGATTACACCGAATACCTGGGCAAAATGCTGCCGCAGTTGAGTTACGCTCCGATAGCGTTTACAACCGCAAGCGAAGGCAGAAATATTCAGGCTGTCATCGATTTGGCGCAGGAACTTTTCAAACAGGCGGTAACGAAAGTATCAACTCCGAGATTAAACAAGGCGATTGAAGTGATTACCGAGCAGCGAATGGGCGGCAAATCAAAGGGCGGAAGTCTGCCAAAAATTTATTACGCGACACAGGTTTCTGTAAATCCTATCACGATTATTTTATTCGTAAACAAAATAGAATTATTCGACGAGAATTTCAGAAGATTTTTAATAGGAAGACTCCGCGACTATCTGGGTTTTGCGGAAGTGCCAATCAGACTGCTTGTAAGACCGAGAAGCAGAAAAGACTATAAGGATTAA
- a CDS encoding mechanosensitive ion channel family protein yields MEPEKIILHFKEAIIPSAVVVVVLLVGYIVRAIIFSRIAKWPDSKFGIGKRIIHIIKSPMLVWFLMLGIYLALEISKLPQNIVEIAGKTLLTLGLFSLTLVAVNISTAFIARHSAAIEGVMPMTSLTQNIARIVIFGIGILIILNTLGIPISPILATLGVGGLAVALALQDTLSNVFAGFYITISRQLRIGDYVKLDTGEEGYIVDITWRTTKIKALPNNIILIPNEKLTKAICINYYLPEKEMSVLMQVGVHYGSDLEKVEKVTCEVGREVMKNVTGGVPEFEPFIRFHTFADSSINFSVILRAKEFTDQYLIKHEFIKRLQKRYAQEGITIPYPIRAINYTQEKAAE; encoded by the coding sequence ATGGAGCCAGAAAAAATCATTCTGCATTTCAAAGAAGCGATAATTCCCTCAGCAGTTGTCGTGGTTGTTTTACTTGTCGGTTATATTGTTCGAGCAATCATATTTTCGAGAATAGCCAAATGGCCGGACAGTAAATTTGGCATTGGCAAACGTATAATACATATCATCAAATCCCCGATGTTGGTATGGTTTCTGATGCTCGGCATTTATCTTGCGCTGGAAATATCAAAATTGCCGCAGAACATAGTTGAGATTGCGGGAAAAACTCTGCTTACGCTTGGTTTGTTTTCGCTTACTCTTGTTGCCGTAAATATTTCGACGGCGTTTATTGCCAGGCATTCGGCTGCGATAGAAGGCGTTATGCCTATGACTTCGCTCACGCAGAACATCGCAAGGATAGTGATATTTGGCATTGGCATTTTAATTATTCTAAACACGCTTGGCATACCGATATCTCCAATACTGGCGACGTTGGGTGTCGGCGGCCTGGCAGTCGCGCTTGCGCTGCAGGATACGTTGAGCAATGTCTTCGCGGGATTTTATATTACTATAAGCAGGCAGTTGAGAATTGGCGATTACGTCAAATTAGATACCGGCGAAGAAGGATATATTGTCGACATAACCTGGCGAACGACTAAAATCAAGGCGTTGCCGAACAACATCATATTGATACCGAACGAAAAATTAACCAAAGCAATCTGCATAAATTATTATCTGCCTGAAAAAGAAATGTCTGTTTTGATGCAGGTTGGTGTGCATTATGGCAGCGATTTGGAAAAGGTGGAAAAAGTTACCTGCGAAGTCGGACGCGAAGTGATGAAGAATGTAACCGGCGGTGTTCCGGAGTTTGAGCCGTTCATAAGATTTCATACTTTCGCCGATTCGAGCATTAACTTTTCCGTCATTCTGCGGGCGAAGGAATTTACAGACCAGTATTTGATTAAGCACGAATTTATAAAGAGACTGCAAAAGCGTTACGCACAGGAAGGAATTACAATTCCATATCCAATTCGCGCGATTAATTACACGCAGGAAAAAGCCGCCGAGTAG